From Carya illinoinensis cultivar Pawnee chromosome 5, C.illinoinensisPawnee_v1, whole genome shotgun sequence, one genomic window encodes:
- the LOC122310481 gene encoding ADP-ribosylation factor 2 isoform X1 yields MGLTFTKLFSRLFAKKEMRILMVGLDAAGKTTILYKLKLGEIVTTIPTIGFNVETVEYKNISFTVWDVGGQDKIRPLWRHYFQNTQGLIFVVDSNDRDRVVEARDELHRMLNEDELRDAVLLVFANKQDLPNAMNAAEITDKLGLHSLRQRHWYIQSTCATSGEGLYEGLDWLSNNIANKA; encoded by the exons ATGGGGCTGACATTCACAAAGCTTTTCAGCAGGCTTTTCGCCAAGAAAGAAATGCGAATTCTGATGGTTGGTCTTGATGCTGCTGGTAAGACAACCATCCTCTACAAGCTTAAGCTTGGCGAGATCGTCACAACCATTCCTACTATCG GATTCAATGTGGAGACGGTGgaatataaaaacataagcTTCACTGTCTGGGACGTCGGTGGTCAGGACAAG ATCCGTCCCCTGTGGAGGCACTACTTCCAGAACACTCAGGGTCTTATTTTTGTGGTGGACAGCAATGACAGAGACCGAGTTGTTGAGGCGCGAGATGAATTGCATAGGATGTTGAATGAG GATGAACTGCGAGATGCAGTGTTGCTTGTCTTTGCTAACAAGCAGGATCTTCCTAATGCAATGAACGCTGCTGAGATTACTGATAAGCTTGGCCTCCACTCTCTCCGCCAACGTCATTG GTACATTCAGAGCACCTGTGCAACTTCAGGGGAGGGGCTTTATGAGGGTTTGGATTGGCTCTCTAACAACATAGCGAACAAG GCATAA
- the LOC122310481 gene encoding ADP-ribosylation factor isoform X2: protein MGLTFTKLFSRLFAKKEMRILMVGLDAAGKTTILYKLKLGEIVTTIPTIGFNVETVEYKNISFTVWDVGGQDKIRPLWRHYFQNTQGLIFVVDSNDRDRVVEARDELHRMLNEDELRDAVLLVFANKQDLPNAMNAAEITDKLGLHSLRQRHW from the exons ATGGGGCTGACATTCACAAAGCTTTTCAGCAGGCTTTTCGCCAAGAAAGAAATGCGAATTCTGATGGTTGGTCTTGATGCTGCTGGTAAGACAACCATCCTCTACAAGCTTAAGCTTGGCGAGATCGTCACAACCATTCCTACTATCG GATTCAATGTGGAGACGGTGgaatataaaaacataagcTTCACTGTCTGGGACGTCGGTGGTCAGGACAAG ATCCGTCCCCTGTGGAGGCACTACTTCCAGAACACTCAGGGTCTTATTTTTGTGGTGGACAGCAATGACAGAGACCGAGTTGTTGAGGCGCGAGATGAATTGCATAGGATGTTGAATGAG GATGAACTGCGAGATGCAGTGTTGCTTGTCTTTGCTAACAAGCAGGATCTTCCTAATGCAATGAACGCTGCTGAGATTACTGATAAGCTTGGCCTCCACTCTCTCCGCCAACGTCATTGGTAA